In the Candidatus Eremiobacterota bacterium genome, ATTCTGCGCAGGCTGATTCTGCGCAGGCTGATTCTGCGCAGGCTGGTTCTGCGCAAGCTGGTTCTGCGCAGGCTGGTTCTGAGTAGGCTGGTTCTGAGTAGGCTGGTTCTGAGTAGGCTGGTTCTGCACCGGCTGGTTCTGTGTAGGCTGGTTCTGTGTAGGCTGGTTCTGTGTAGGCTGGTTCTGTGTAGGCTGGTTCTGCGTAGGATTAGTAGTAGGCGCCGTTGTCGGCTGCTGCTGGCCCTGTGCGGGTTTTTGCTCTGTTCCCTGCTGCCCCTGCGTGGGGGACTGCGTGGTGGTGGAAGGCGTCTGGTTCTGCCCCTGAGACTGTGAAGGCGGCTGAACTGATGTTGTCGGAGCCTGTCCCTGTCCCTGTCCAGGTTTCTCCACTGTCGTTGTAGGAGTCTGTCCCTGTCCGGGCTTCTGCTCTGAACCCTGCTGCCCCTGCACCTGTGTCTGCTGCGTCTGTGTAGGCGGCTGAGTTGTTGTATTAGGTGTCTGTGGCTGCTGCACTTGCTGCCCCTGCTGAGGCTTCTGGCTCTCAGTCTGNNNNNNNNNNNNNNNNNNNNNNNNNNNNNNNNNNNNNNNNNNNNNNNNNNNNNNNNNNNNNNNNNNNNNNNNNNNNNNNNNNNNNNNNNNNNNNNNNNNNGGGAGTGGTGGTCTGCCCCTGCTGCGAACCCTGCGTCCCTGTCTGCGGGGAAGTAACCTGCCCCTGCTGAGGCTTCTGGCTCTCAGTCTGGGGAGTGGTGGTCTGCCCCTGCTGCGAACCCTGCGTCCCTGTCTGCGGGGAAGTAGCCTGCCCCTGCTGCACCTGGGCGTTGGGGACAAAACCTTCCAGGAAACTCTGGCTGCTGCCGGAAGTGCTCTTTTCCTGAAGCTGCGCATTGGCATATTGCGCCTGCGCAGCTTCAGTTGATGCTGACTGTGTCAGAGTAAAAGTGGACTTGGGCGTGAGGAGATCAGGCTTCGACTGCCCGGCTGATGGTGACTGGGTGGGAAGCGCTTCATCTGAGAGGTCCTGAGTGGCAGCGCCGCCCATTCCATCCTTCCGGTCGCCACTGCTTTCGCTTCCCGGAGAGGCTGCTTTTACCTGTTCATTCATTTGCTGCTGGGTGGCGGCAAGCTGTTCCGGCGTCATCTGCTGAAGGGCGCTCTGCATGAGGCTCGATGACTGCTGCTGTGAAAGCTGCTGTGTCGCCGTCTGGAGCAGATTTGTCCTCTGCTCGGGTGACATCTGCTGGAGAGTGCTCTGGAGGAAATTCTTGGTAAGCTCCGGTGTCATAACAGGGTTATTAAGCATCTGGGAAACCGCTGCCTGCTGCTCCGGCGACTGCCCGGGCATGGTCTGCTGCAGAGCAGACTGGAACATGGATTTTGCCTGGTCCTGCGTGGCAAGCTGCACAGCGGTACTCAGCAAGGCCCCTGTCTGCTCAGGCGACATTTTCCCTATGGATGACTGAAGCAGTGAGGTGAGCTGATCCTTTTTCATCTGGCTCACCTGGGACTGGAGCTGGCTCACAAGCTGCCGGGCTTCCTGCTGCTGGGGATTCTGCTGGAGAGAAGTGGAAGATGACTGGGTATTGGAAAGAGGGGAGTCCGGTATCGACGTGTCCGGCACATTCCCCGTGGTTTGAGCAGAAATGCCGGAGATCTCCTGTGCGGGCTGTGCTGCCTGTGCTGATTGTGTGGCCTGCGCGGCCTGTGCCGCCTGTTTCTGCGTTTCCTGCTGGGCTTTAGCAGCCGCCGCATCGGTCGCAGCATTCTGTGACGCATTATCGGCAAGCTTTTGAATTGTTTCTGACTGCTTCTGCAGGCGAGTCTCAAGGGAAGTATCAATCTTCTTGCCTGCTTCGGATTTGGCGGGATCCTGCACAGAAGATCCTGTGGAGCCCTCCTTGGATGTTATGGAATCCTGCAGTGACGTGCGGAAGTTGCCGGAATAGTCTTTTGAACCCGGCTTCTGCACATTGGCGTCAGTCTTGATCTCCCTGCTGAGGGACAGGGATTCCCTGGGTTTTATGCTTTCAGCAGTCTGCGTGGCATCGGGTCCTGTGATTCCAGGCTGAGTGGGTGAGCTGAAGGGAGAGACACTCTTGCTCTTGCTTACCGAAGAGCCTGCTGCTGAGGATGGAGAGCTTCCTGAAGTGCCTGATGATGAAGCACTTCCCTGGGAAGCGCTTGCAGGAGCACTGCTCGTGTTCCTTGATGGTGATGAACTCACGCTGCGAGTGGCTTGAATAGGTGCACTGCTCTGGCTGCCACCTGAGCTCCCGCCAGAGTCTCCTTCTGAATCTTTACTCAAAAGATCACCCCCAGATGTATCTGTGAATATTATATCAGTTTATCAGAAAAAAAAAATATGAATAATGGCTGAAAAATGTATGAAATAGTAACGGGTATGTTACAATTTTATACATTTTTGAAGCGTTTTCTCTCAGGCCTTATCAAAAGCCATGAAAATCGAGGGGTTATTCTTCTCTGGCTTTTTCATAGCGGGGGGTCACGAGGGCCAGGAAGGCATCAAGGAGGTAAGGGTCAAAGTGAGTGCCCCTTCCTTCCTCCAAGATTTTTCTCACCTTTTCCCATGGCATGCCCTTTTTATAGGGCCTGTCGGAAATAAGGGCGTCAAAGACATCTGAAATGGCAATTATCCTTGACGCTACGGGAATCTTCCTCCCTGAAATACCGTCAGGGTATCCCTTGCCGTCCCATCTCTCGTGATGGGCTCTCACTACAGGGCAAAGGAAGCGAAGTGAGGTGACGGGGTAGAGAATGTTCTCAGAGTATATGGGGTGCAACTTCATTATTTTGAACTCTTCATCGGTGAGGGCTCCTGGCTTGTAAAGGATCTCTCTCGGGATGCGGATTTTTCCTATGTCGTGAAGCGCCCCGGCCCACCGTAGATCCTTGCTCTCGAAGAAACTGGCAATTCCCTCGCGGTTCTTCGCAGGGAGTCTCGAGAGGAGGAAATCCATCTCGCCGATGTCTTTATAGAAACTCCCAAGACGGATCTGCTCCATGGTCTCTTCGTCCTGTATCCCGGTGCTGCCGGCAAGGTCAAGGGCAAGCTCCATGGTCCTGAGAGAATGGGAGAGGGTAAAGTCACCGCTTATCCGCATCATGGTGGCAAGGTAAGTGGCAAAGTATTCTTTCGTGAGATCCTTGGGCTGATGCCTTCTCTTGATAATGTCTTCAATGACAGATGCCACATAGCGCGAAGCCCTCAATGCCATTCGGAGGGGCATGAAAATGCTGAGCTCCATGTACATTATTATATTTTTCCTGAGCACGTTGAGGGGGACATATGGCATGGCAGGGGGAGCCTGGTTTTTCCCCATGGGCGTTGTTGACTCGGCATAGATCTGTGCAAAAAGAGGGAGCACCGCAGCCTGTAATGTTTCGAATCCTTCGGATTCGAGCATCTGTCTTGATCCCTGCCGTGAAAATCTCAGGTACCTCCCGGCGCTGCCGTAAGACGAGAAAAAAGCCGTGACCGCGATATGGTTGAAAGTCCTGGCAGCGGGTTTCATGGAAAATGAGGCACCTTGAAAATCCCACATCGGGAAATACCCTTCTTTGAACAACGATGAGGAAGGGTACCCCGTGATTTCCTGCTGGCGCGTTACCGCCTGAGGTGCGACAAGGGATGGTGCGGCAATTTCTCCTGCTTTATCAATTTCCATATGTTCATCAGCTTCTAGAATCCTGTCAGCTTCAATTTCCTCATCTGCATCAGCCTCTTCATAGGGCTTCTTTTGCTCCTCGTCGCGGGAGTGCTCTTTCCCGCCGTCACGATTTTTCCCTTCGCGCTTGCCGCCTTTTCCCCCGTCCTGGTCTTTTTTGTCACCCTGCTGACTGTCATCGTCAGTTTCCTGCGATTGAGCCGTTGAAGAGCGCTCCTGCATCTTTTTTGAATCCATAAGCCAGGGAAGGCGGTCATCATCTTCCTGCTGCGGCGTGTATCTCTCGCCTTTATAGGGGACCTTGGCCGCTTCCCTGGAAAGGGACGAGGAAGGTGCCTGGGGGGGGCCCTGAGGCACTCCTTTTTCATCCATCTTCAGGCCTGAATATTGAGGGCCCTGCTCGGTCTGAAGCTGGTACTGGGCTTGAGGCAATGTTCCTTCGGAGCCTGTTGCAGAGAGATATGATTTCCATATGAGCTTCAGTGAGTCCAGCAGCGAGTTCTGCGAAGCGGGCAGGAACTCAAAAGGCACCTCGGAAGCCATAAGGGGCGGAAAGAGCGATGAGGACGAGAGGGCCTGCTGGTGAAAGGTTCTCTGCATTGCCAGGAGGGTCTTTTCATGGGGGCTTTCATACTGCACGCCGGAGGCAAATTGCCCTGGGCTCTCCAAGCTCTCTGAAAAGAGAGTCTGGCCTTTCCCTGCGCCGGGGAGAAACTCCAGGGCTTCCATATGGGAGCCCTGACTTGCCGCATTCTTTGCCTGTTCCAGGAGTGGCTGCAGGGACACAGGGGCCTGCTGCGGTGCTTCCTTCAGATCCCTTGCTGCAGTGACAGCAGTGCCTTTCATAGTATCAGAAAGTTCAGCGCTGAGGGCGGGCTGATGAAGCACTTTCTCAAGCGGCTCGGAAAGCACAGAGGTTTTTTGCAGAGGATCCTGGATGAGAGGCATTTTCTGCATGGTTTCAGAGAGAGGTGAGAGGGCTTTCTGCAATGTGGGAAGGGCCTGGGTGACAGAATGAGAAACCTGAAGGCCTGCATCTGCATGGGGATCAGGAGATGGCAGGGCTGTCCTGCTCAGTGGCTGTGATATCTGCTGAACTGAATGTGAAAGGGACGGATGTGCAAGATTTTCAATGGCTGAAAAGCTCTGAAGGGTCATATGAGGGGCGGACACTTTACTGCCCTCAGGTGAAGTGAGCGACAAGGCATGAGGGTAAGGCTGAAGAGCCATCTGGATAGTTGTTCCCTGGCTCAGATCTGCTGACAATGTGAGCGACGGAGGCTTCATCAATTGGAGCGTAAGGCTTGGAGGAAAATTGAATGAAAGCGTTCCTGTATTTAAGGGGTCTGGAGTGAGAATATTAGAGGTCACCTTGAATGGCACAAGGGAAGGAGCCATTGTCAGGCTTTCCTGAGAAGGATTTATACGGAGCGCCTCATTGAAGAGGCTCGTCGAGGAGAGCTTGAGCGGTTGAGTGGTGAAAACATTCTGCAGCCCTGACAGCGTTAGGGGCTCGCTTGTGAATAACTGGGAAGTGAGTCTGAACGGTTGCGGAACGGGCAACGTTGAATCCGTGTTCCTGCTGAGAATCGCAGAGGTGCTCTCGGCCGTAAGGGGGACCGGCGGGAGCCTGAAGGTTGTGAAAGGCGATTGCTCTGATACCTGCCGGGAAATCTGTGAGGCTGTTGAGTCATTTCTATTCACCACTGTCGATGACGGCAAAGGCAATGTGGCTATATGCAATACCGGCGGGGAGGTCTTGAACGGTACCGGGAGCGTTCCCGGTGCAGCGGGCATCGTGGCAGCGCTTTTATGGGCGTCAGCAGCTGATGGGCTGCCCGGCGGCGCTGTAGTTACTCTGATAACGCCTCCCGCGGCAGGCAGGCTTATCAGTGTTCCTTGCGGCGGCATTGTCTTTGCCGTTATCGATCCAGAGCCTCCCGAAGCAATCTGTGATGATTTTTCCGCCGGCCCGCCCTGCCCGGTGTCTGCTTTTTTCTGGGTTTCGCCTGCTGTGGCAATCTGGAAGCTCCTGGCTGCCACAGCAGGGGGCTGGTAAGAAGGGGGCCGTTTTTCCCCCGCATTACTCTCGCGGGCAAGAGCGCCTGTGGAGGCGTCCCTGGCTGATGCTTTCTGTTCGGGCTTCAAAAGCGCTTCAGCATCAGTATGAAGCTCCCATATATTTTCATTTTTTGAGGTATCGGCAACGTCAATCCACGACTTCTTGAGTCTTGACGCGGTGCTGAAAGCAGGAGAGGCCTGCTTTTCCCCGGGGGAAGGCTCGTCGCTTTTCATCTCCTTCTTTTCACTGGAGATGGGCACATGAGAAAGATGCTTCCCTGTCTCTATAGGGGCAATATGAGCAGTGGTAAAATCAGGCTTGGGAATTTTTTCTTCCATGACCCCCCCGGTATTTCTTCTCGTGGAAGAAGAGTGCTTCCTTCTCCTTACATTATAAGCAGATATTGGCCGTGGGTCAATGCCGGGGCTTTCATTAAATCAGCCTGAAAGGCCTTAACCTTATAAGTGAAGGGCGAATATGAGGAAAAGGTATTTTGGTGAAATTCAAGAATCAGGAGAATGAAATCTCACGCAGGGATGGTGTTGCCATGGCAGTCAGATCAGGAAACCCGGCTCTCAACCAGAATACTTTCCTCAACCTTGCCCCCGCGGGGGAGCGCTCTGACGCGATGACCCTTCAGGGCACAGTGAATAAAACAGCCATATTGCTTCTGTTGCTCATGGCCACGTCTATTTATGTGTGGCAGATGTTTTTTTCCTCACGCTCCGTTGCGCTGGTGTATCCACTTATGATAGGAGGAGCCATCGGAGGATTCATATTTGCACTGCTGACGGCCTTTGTGAAAAACTGGGCGCCTGTCACCGCGCCAGTCTATGCCCTCCTGGAAGGCCTGTTGATTGGCGGCCTCTCTGCTCTTCTTGAGACTTCCTATCCTGGTATCGTAATTCAGGCTGTGGCCCTCACTTTTGCCACCATGGCATCCCTCCTTTTTATCTACAAAAGCGGCCTTATCAAGGTCACGGATCAATTCCGACTTGGTGTCGTTGCCGCTACGGGGGGGATCTGCCTGGTCTATCTCGCGACCATGATCCTTGGCTTTTTCAATATTTCCATTCCTTATATCCATTCAGGCGGACCGATAGGAATTCTCTTTTCGCTTTTTGTGGTGGTGATGGCTGCCCTTAACCTTGTTCTCGATTTTGATTTCATCGAGACCGGAGTCAAGCAGGGAGCGCCGAAATACATGGAATGGTACGGCGCTTTTGGCCTCATGGTGACGCTTGTATGGCTCTATGTGGAGATCCTGAGGCTGCTTACCAAGCTGAGGAGCAGGGATTAGGGAAATATGGCATGGCTCAGAGATTTATTTTGCGCCTCAAATTAACATGATATTAACACGGCAGTCCTTTTCTTGCCTCTCTCGATAAGTTACAATATATTAAGATCAACTATTGTATTCTTGATTGTCACTTCATGGAA is a window encoding:
- a CDS encoding HD-GYP domain-containing protein; protein product: MKGTAVTAARDLKEAPQQAPVSLQPLLEQAKNAASQGSHMEALEFLPGAGKGQTLFSESLESPGQFASGVQYESPHEKTLLAMQRTFHQQALSSSSLFPPLMASEVPFEFLPASQNSLLDSLKLIWKSYLSATGSEGTLPQAQYQLQTEQGPQYSGLKMDEKGVPQGPPQAPSSSLSREAAKVPYKGERYTPQQEDDDRLPWLMDSKKMQERSSTAQSQETDDDSQQGDKKDQDGGKGGKREGKNRDGGKEHSRDEEQKKPYEEADADEEIEADRILEADEHMEIDKAGEIAAPSLVAPQAVTRQQEITGYPSSSLFKEGYFPMWDFQGASFSMKPAARTFNHIAVTAFFSSYGSAGRYLRFSRQGSRQMLESEGFETLQAAVLPLFAQIYAESTTPMGKNQAPPAMPYVPLNVLRKNIIMYMELSIFMPLRMALRASRYVASVIEDIIKRRHQPKDLTKEYFATYLATMMRISGDFTLSHSLRTMELALDLAGSTGIQDEETMEQIRLGSFYKDIGEMDFLLSRLPAKNREGIASFFESKDLRWAGALHDIGKIRIPREILYKPGALTDEEFKIMKLHPIYSENILYPVTSLRFLCPVVRAHHERWDGKGYPDGISGRKIPVASRIIAISDVFDALISDRPYKKGMPWEKVRKILEEGRGTHFDPYLLDAFLALVTPRYEKAREE
- a CDS encoding Bax inhibitor-1/YccA family protein, which gives rise to MAVRSGNPALNQNTFLNLAPAGERSDAMTLQGTVNKTAILLLLLMATSIYVWQMFFSSRSVALVYPLMIGGAIGGFIFALLTAFVKNWAPVTAPVYALLEGLLIGGLSALLETSYPGIVIQAVALTFATMASLLFIYKSGLIKVTDQFRLGVVAATGGICLVYLATMILGFFNISIPYIHSGGPIGILFSLFVVVMAALNLVLDFDFIETGVKQGAPKYMEWYGAFGLMVTLVWLYVEILRLLTKLRSRD